The genomic DNA ATATAAGCATAGCACAGTACAGGTAGCCAGGGTAGTGGTAACAAATGCAAGTGTTGTGGTGgcatgagaaaaaaagagaaaataaaataatgtcttcTACATTTTATATGCATAAATAATTCTAGATCCAGCTATTTAAAATGTGGATAAGTGTGTAGAGATGCTTTACTGTCACTGAAAGTACACTAGTAGAGGGTGTTACCCTCTGACAGTCCCTACTCTCGCCCTTTCTAGCTTGTCACCATCTAGTTAAAGAGATCTTTATCATACCAGAGAGGCTAATGGTCCAGCGCCACCGCCTGTCAGGTACTCCTCTTGGGCTCTTGGCATGTCAAACAAATACAGAACAGCACTGGGGCGTGCTAATGCCTGATTTCTCTTTCTCTGCTCCTCGTAGATGATGGAACAGGTGACAGCAGACGCGATTCAGTAAACCAGGCCAGCGACTCTAAAGAGTTCTGCTCCTCTGATAAGGACATAGTGGAGGTGGTGCGCACCGAGTATGTCTACACGCGGCCGCCGCCATGGTCCGACTCTCTTCCCACCATCCACGTCATTACTCCCACCTACAGCCGGCCAGTGCAGAAAGCTGAGCTCACTCGCCTTGCTAACACGTTCTTGCACGTTCCCAACCTTCACTGGATCCTGGTGGAAGACTCGCAGAGGAGGACGCCGCTGGTCACACGCCTGCTGAGGGAGACGGGTCTCAACTACACGCACCTGAACGTAGAGACTCCACGCAACTATAAGCTGCGGGGCGACACGCGAGACCCCAGGATCCCACGAGGAACCATGCAGAGGAACCTGGCTCTACGGTGGCTCAGGGAGACCTTTAGCCCCAACAGCACTCAGCCAGGCATTGTCTACTTTGCAGATGATGATAACACTTACAGCCTGGAGCTGTTTGAAGAGGTACGTGGAAATTACAACCTATGATTAGATTTTTGACAAGTCGTTTTTTAAAATTTCAGCTTCTGTCTGCTTCCTTCTAGCCATTTTTTGTGgctaaaatataattaatctgCGCTAATCTTGATGAAGCGATgcaaagttgttgtttttttttattattttaaattattatgaaaACTGCTTGTTGGCAGCTTCTGAtacaattttttaaatacagggCTACAATAGAAACGTCCTGACAAAAAAAGTCTTTAAAGTCTTAAAGTCTTTCATTTCCAAATACAATTTCACACCCTTTGTAGAGGCTCAGATGTTTGtgttaagcttaacgtgacttattgtactgaaACAAGCGAGGAATTGAATTAGTGAAGAAGGTTTtggtgtttctatgtcattcttttaatacattaagtcacgttaagcttctttttttttttttaaataagcattTTTGACTCTCTctcaaaaaaagctgattctttctcagcaccccgagctgtaacacaagtttaaaagtgaaacaggagaaaaatcaagctaaacacagatacttgttgagctttcagagtgaacttgatagttattccacacaaatgcagattcgtctcatatgcgcactttgatgacatccTACTGCgccactcaagccaagcgctgaacaaagcgactgttcattgttaatttgaaattaaataaacacgctgagtttaaggtaaacattgagtttaagggtttcaaagattttgagttcagGGGACCTCGTTCTAAatagcacggtggctcggtgggtagcactgtcacctcacagcaagaaggtcctgggttcgatccccaggcgggaccgtcagggtcctttatgtgtggagtttgcatgttctccccatgtctgtgtgggtttcctccggtagctctggtttcctcccacagtccaaaaacatgcggtcaggttaattggagacactgaattgccctataggtgaatggatgtgtgtatgtctgtgtgtgtatgtgagactGCCCTGAAATGGACTGGCGCCAtgtccaaggtgttactgtgtgccttgtgcccattgaaaaactgggataggcttcagcacccccccacgaccctgagtggataagcggttaagaaagtgagttttaaatagtttgttattattacagaTATTGTCATAAAGTGAAATATTTATGACCGAGTAAATCAGTTTACTAAGATTCATGTGTTAATCCAAAACATGCAATATTAAAAATTGGATAAAGATGAAATTTCAGAGAAGCCCATATTTTATGGCTACTAATTTAAGTTAAACATAGTAATGTGAGAAAAAATAATCTGCTCTCACTGTTACAttcaattaaattaatttagaaAACAACAGAATTGGAGAAGACTTGGCAACCACTTCTAACAAAACAGTTGCATTGATTTACACCGGGTTTTGGGAGGCAAATGTTTTAGtaaaaacaaaccagatataTTATCGGCTGCATTTTCAATATCTATACTCTTTTATAGATTTGTCAGTAATAATTGTATGATGCTATAATAATATGATGCTCCTCAGTGGTCAGGAAATTTAACTCAATTTTTCAGAGAAAGTGATTGTTTCCTAAGTTGAAACAATAAATTTTACTGAATGtcccagttctgtagttttgTGGACATTTGGAaccatcttaatatttcaaaaaGTCTTAGATTAAATAGCACTTTATTGTCGAGGAATAAGACCTTAAAAGATAAAAGTTCTCTACCTGAGCAGATTCTAGATGATCTACAGATGAAGgattttgtattgtttgtagACAGAGCTACACAGAATGGCTTGTAGTGCAGTATTGATGCCACTGTCATTACCTTTGTATTGGGATCAACTATACCGCTCTGAGCCAGACAGCTAGCATCACTTCAGAAACACTCGATGCCTTTTTGAGTCTCGGCTCGTCTCACTTACAGATCATTAAGAGCTTTGAAGACTGTGGCCTAGTTTATCTTCTGGCATTAAATGCCtatttatcattttatataCTGCTGAAGGCCTGTAGCTAATAAGAGACAGGAGCTACGTGATCCTGTGTGGATGCTAGGAACAACAGCAAGTACTGACAGATGCATAATATTAtcatgagggatcttcaaaaagtttctgcacttttaaattTTGGtcggaaatggtgagggtgaaAGCTTATAGTTCGGATCTAGcgccacctttttggacactcaaagaagctttaagaggaagaagattttcatgtgatgttgatgtgaaagcagcggtgcatcagtggctatgcgctcaaccaaaaacattgcttgctgatggcattaaaaagttggtacgacactggaaaaaatgcatcagaaggtgaccatgtagaaaagtgatgtaatttgtttttgaaattcttaataaatggagtttaaaagtgcgg from Trichomycterus rosablanca isolate fTriRos1 chromosome 11, fTriRos1.hap1, whole genome shotgun sequence includes the following:
- the b3gat1a gene encoding galactosylgalactosylxylosylprotein 3-beta-glucuronosyltransferase 1 isoform X1, with product MPKRRDILAIVLIVLPWTLLITVWHQNAIAPLLAIRKACHHLVKEIFIIPERLMVQRHRLSDDGTGDSRRDSVNQASDSKEFCSSDKDIVEVVRTEYVYTRPPPWSDSLPTIHVITPTYSRPVQKAELTRLANTFLHVPNLHWILVEDSQRRTPLVTRLLRETGLNYTHLNVETPRNYKLRGDTRDPRIPRGTMQRNLALRWLRETFSPNSTQPGIVYFADDDNTYSLELFEEMRSTRKVSVWPVAFVGGLRYESPKVNAAGKVYGWKTVFDPHRPFAIDMAGFAINLRLILFKPQAYFKLRGVKGGYQESSLLRELVTLNDLEPKAANCTKILVWHTRTEKPVLVNEGKKGFTDPNVEI
- the b3gat1a gene encoding galactosylgalactosylxylosylprotein 3-beta-glucuronosyltransferase 1 isoform X2; protein product: MPKRRDILAIVLIVLPWTLLITVWHQNAIAPLLAIRKDDGTGDSRRDSVNQASDSKEFCSSDKDIVEVVRTEYVYTRPPPWSDSLPTIHVITPTYSRPVQKAELTRLANTFLHVPNLHWILVEDSQRRTPLVTRLLRETGLNYTHLNVETPRNYKLRGDTRDPRIPRGTMQRNLALRWLRETFSPNSTQPGIVYFADDDNTYSLELFEEMRSTRKVSVWPVAFVGGLRYESPKVNAAGKVYGWKTVFDPHRPFAIDMAGFAINLRLILFKPQAYFKLRGVKGGYQESSLLRELVTLNDLEPKAANCTKILVWHTRTEKPVLVNEGKKGFTDPNVEI